From one Coriobacteriia bacterium genomic stretch:
- a CDS encoding HAMP domain-containing histidine kinase — protein sequence MHSRSLRTQLALTYAGIALLTAALLGGILLGVLGSYYRHAEDEYLRASSRLIAGNQVTAGSAEDLNRWVQLAALTTQTRVRIYDDSQVLRADSGSPSALDAAGLVDRGEGRSPSERGDHERLPRPLGGGIFGATAGPDRLGSLGRALRYPVEGTNLFVDLSEAPVSGSEAVVLVAQAWALAGALAVALAALAGYLLSSRISHPLVALTEASDRMAEGDLSARAPVTRSDEFGRLADSFNTMAGRVETTVGSLRRFVADAAHEIGTPLTALEADLELAEKAAQTEDERRLVQRALGQARRLEALSQGLLRLSRIEAGESVELTRVDVTAVVRSALDTIASRAEQAELALDVGPIDEPLPVTADEAKLQAVVDSLLDNAVKFTPAGGRISVSAVREGSDALISVADTGVGIPLAEQEMVFSRFHRARNAAAIPGSGLGLAIVSATVERFGGTVRFASSEAGTRFEVRLPL from the coding sequence ATGCACAGCCGCTCGCTGCGGACACAACTCGCGCTCACGTACGCCGGTATCGCGTTACTCACGGCCGCTCTTCTCGGCGGGATACTGCTTGGCGTGCTGGGGAGCTACTATCGGCACGCCGAGGACGAGTACCTGAGGGCGAGTTCGCGGCTCATCGCGGGCAACCAGGTCACCGCCGGAAGCGCCGAGGACCTGAATCGATGGGTCCAGCTCGCCGCGCTCACCACGCAGACCCGAGTAAGGATCTACGACGACTCGCAGGTCCTTCGCGCGGACTCTGGGTCACCAAGCGCGCTCGACGCCGCGGGGCTCGTCGACAGAGGCGAGGGCCGTTCACCCTCCGAGCGGGGCGACCACGAGCGTCTTCCTCGGCCCCTTGGTGGTGGCATCTTCGGCGCGACGGCCGGCCCCGACAGGCTCGGCTCGCTCGGTCGCGCGCTGCGCTATCCGGTCGAGGGCACCAACCTCTTCGTCGACCTCTCAGAGGCGCCGGTATCGGGGAGTGAGGCCGTGGTCCTCGTCGCACAGGCGTGGGCACTCGCGGGCGCACTCGCGGTCGCACTTGCCGCACTCGCAGGCTACCTGCTCTCGTCGCGGATATCGCATCCGCTCGTCGCGCTCACCGAGGCGAGCGACCGCATGGCCGAGGGCGACCTGTCCGCGCGCGCTCCCGTGACTCGCAGCGACGAGTTCGGGCGTCTCGCCGACTCGTTCAACACCATGGCCGGCCGCGTTGAGACCACCGTCGGGTCGCTTCGGCGCTTCGTCGCGGATGCCGCTCACGAGATCGGCACCCCGCTCACAGCGCTCGAGGCGGACCTGGAGCTCGCCGAGAAGGCCGCGCAGACCGAGGACGAGCGCCGTCTCGTGCAGCGCGCCCTCGGCCAGGCGCGGCGGCTCGAAGCGCTCTCGCAGGGACTCCTGCGGCTCTCACGCATCGAGGCCGGGGAGTCGGTCGAGCTCACTCGCGTCGATGTGACCGCCGTCGTGCGCAGCGCACTCGACACCATCGCGTCCCGCGCCGAGCAGGCCGAACTCGCTCTCGATGTCGGCCCCATCGACGAGCCGCTACCGGTGACCGCCGACGAGGCGAAGCTGCAGGCGGTCGTCGACAGCCTGCTCGACAACGCCGTGAAGTTCACGCCCGCTGGAGGGCGCATCAGCGTCTCGGCGGTCCGAGAGGGCAGTGACGCGCTCATCTCGGTGGCCGACACGGGTGTGGGCATCCCGTTGGCGGAGCAGGAGATGGTCTTCTCGCGCTTCCACCGCGCGCGCAACGCCGCCGCGATCCCGGGCAGCGGCTTGGGGCTCGCGATCGTCAGTGCGACCGTCGAACGCTTCGGCGGCACCGTCAGATTCGCGAGTTCGGAAGCAGGCACCCGGTTCGAGGTGCGTTTGCCGCTCTAG
- a CDS encoding response regulator transcription factor, translating to MADRIHTILVIEDDPAVAEGLVEGIGGEGFDVHWESTGGGGVAWARDNSPSLIVLDVRLPDGSGFDFCRQMRLAGMRQPILMLTVQSDELDKVLGLEMGADDYLTKPYRLRELIARIRSLLRRTYGELSSIEADILYVGDLVVDRNRATVTRDGKPIALTPTEYRLLVFLAQHPEQVFSRTQLLENVWGSDGEYYDDKTVSVHVRRLREKIEVEPSNPRLLLTVTGIGYRLAT from the coding sequence ATGGCTGATCGCATCCACACGATCCTCGTCATCGAAGACGACCCCGCTGTCGCCGAAGGCCTCGTCGAAGGTATCGGCGGCGAGGGTTTCGACGTGCACTGGGAGTCGACGGGCGGCGGAGGAGTCGCGTGGGCCCGGGACAACTCCCCGAGCCTCATCGTTCTCGACGTGCGCCTCCCGGACGGCTCCGGCTTCGACTTCTGTCGCCAGATGCGACTCGCCGGCATGCGCCAGCCCATTCTCATGCTGACTGTCCAATCCGATGAGCTCGACAAGGTGCTCGGGCTTGAGATGGGTGCGGACGACTACCTCACCAAGCCCTACCGTCTGCGCGAACTCATCGCGCGTATCCGGTCGCTTCTGCGCCGCACCTACGGCGAGCTCTCGTCGATCGAAGCTGACATCCTGTACGTGGGCGACCTCGTCGTCGATCGCAACCGCGCCACCGTCACCCGCGACGGCAAGCCGATCGCGCTCACTCCCACGGAGTACCGCCTGCTCGTCTTCCTCGCCCAACATCCCGAGCAGGTCTTCTCGCGCACCCAGCTTCTCGAGAACGTGTGGGGCAGTGACGGCGAGTACTACGACGACAAGACCGTGAGCGTCCACGTACGGCGGCTTCGCGAGAAGATCGAGGTCGAGCCGAGCAACCCCAGGTTGCTGCTCACCGTCACCGGTATCGGCTACAGGCTCGCGACGTGA